The following are encoded together in the Thermomicrobiales bacterium genome:
- a CDS encoding ATP-binding cassette domain-containing protein, translating into MRKHAAQARRGTRKAGDPNTQSSIVARPTFRSRLSAARPSSGCPRASFAYPHRDIVKPFDLEIRIGERIGLVGPNGAGKASLLRVLAGQVAPTSGTVRLGPAVVLGCMPRNRENLPAKLTAISTSDDCSRTTSNRQSVSLVRCIRSGEVGMTQIGRLSGGEKARLQIAGLILGGANFLVLDEPTNNLDLQAIEALETALSDFPGTILSVSRPYFLERICTRTLELRDGITDYPSNASPGMTSTGTVWF; encoded by the coding sequence GTGCGAAAACATGCGGCGCAAGCTCGAAGAGGAACGCGAAAAGCTGGTGACCCGAATACCCAATCCTCGATCGTCGCCCGGCCAACTTTTCGTTCTCGACTGAGCGCGGCGCGACCGTCGTCTGGATGCCCACGCGCCTCGTTCGCCTACCCGCATCGCGACATCGTCAAGCCGTTCGATCTGGAGATCCGCATTGGCGAGCGCATTGGTTTGGTGGGTCCGAATGGAGCGGGAAAAGCGTCCCTCTTGCGTGTTCTGGCAGGTCAGGTTGCGCCGACGAGTGGTACCGTGCGGCTGGGGCCGGCGGTCGTGCTCGGTTGTATGCCCAGGAACAGGGAGAATCTGCCCGCCAAACTCACCGCGATCAGTACATCCGACGATTGCAGCCGTACAACGAGCAACAGGCAATCAGTTTCCTTGGTTCGTTGCATTCGATCGGGGGAAGTCGGCATGACGCAGATCGGACGGCTTTCCGGCGGTGAGAAAGCACGCCTGCAGATTGCTGGTCTCATCCTGGGCGGCGCGAACTTCCTCGTGCTGGACGAACCGACGAACAATCTCGACCTCCAGGCGATCGAGGCGCTGGAAACCGCGCTCAGCGACTTTCCAGGAACCATCCTGTCGGTCTCGCGACCATACTTTCTCGAACGCATCTGCACACGAACGCTCGAGTTGCGGGATGGCATCACAGACTACCCGAGCAACGCTTCGCCTGGTATGACGAGCACCGGAACGGTGTGGTTTTGA
- a CDS encoding serine hydrolase, with the protein MSTPYDMAVYQVGLINGTVISHWVSEQIVDILLNNTIRDRLPAYLWDIPVADKPGNLTGAVNDTGILFLDSGPRAVAAYSAGIIDEGHATEILALLGAIAAGSTDF; encoded by the coding sequence GTGTCGACCCCGTATGACATGGCGGTGTATCAGGTGGGACTGATCAACGGCACGGTGATTTCGCATTGGGTGAGCGAGCAGATCGTGGACATCCTGCTCAACAACACGATTCGCGACCGGCTGCCGGCGTATCTGTGGGACATTCCGGTGGCAGACAAACCAGGCAATCTGACCGGCGCGGTCAACGACACCGGGATCCTCTTCCTCGATTCCGGGCCCCGCGCGGTGGCGGCCTATTCCGCGGGCATCATCGATGAAGGCCATGCGACCGAGATTCTCGCGTTGCTCGGCGCGATCGCCGCAGGCAGCACCGATTTCTAG